The Setaria viridis chromosome 9, Setaria_viridis_v4.0, whole genome shotgun sequence sequence TTATGCTATTACTTAATTTGGTAGCCACATTAAGAGATCTTAGTTTTTCTGGTTTCCTTTGCTAATTCAAAGCAGATTGATGCTGCCATATTCTTTGTGCTCCATTTTTTTTCCAGGCTGAGTTGTTTTCATAGGGTTGGAATATGGCATCAAGAGTCAAACACTCTGCATTCTAGATCCTATTTTGTATAGCTAGAAAATTTTGACATCACGAGTTGGGCTGTTATAACTTGCAAAGTAGCTTTTCTTGTTTGAGTTGCTAATGAAGCAGCGTTAATTTCTGGACAAGAATTTGTTTGTTCAAACATCATGGATATTAGATTCTGCTATGTTATCCTTTAACAACAAAAGTTAGAAATTTACATATCATATTTTGCTAGGTGTTTCTCATGGACAATTTTGATTCGTTTCTTGTTTAGGCTTTTACTTAATTTGGTAGCCACATTAAGGGATCTTAATTTTTCTGTTTTCCTTTGCTAATTCAAAGCAGATTGATGCTGCCATACTCTTTGTGCTCCATTGTCCCCATGCTGTGTTGTTTTTGTGGGGTTGGAATATGACAACAAGAGTCAAACACTCTGCATTCTAGATACTATTTTGTACGGCTAGAAAATTTTGAAATGATGAGTTAGGCAGTTATAATTTGCAAAGTAGGTGCTACTGGGATCTTACACTTTGTTATTTCCATTGCAAATTGTTGCAGCACATTGAGGTGAACAAGCTCACCAAAGGGAGACCTCTTGACAATCTGGAGTTCATGCAGTGGATGAAAAGATATTGTGATTCTGTCAACGGTGGGTTCATGACCAGGTAATCACTGATCTGGTCAGTTCTCAGTATTTCCATTATTTCTACCAATTGTATGTGAGCTTTATTGTACTAAATTGTCCGGATGCTTACATTTTACACAGCTACAATGCGTCTGAGAGAAGGGAAAACAGCAAAGGTGGAAAAGAAACCAACAGAAGAACATCAGTGCCCTCTCACACGCCAGCCAAGTCCGCATCTGCCGGTCACAAGGCtcaagcttcatctcatggtgCTGCTAAGCGTGCAAGTGCAAGTGGACAAGCTCCGAATGCGCCACAACGTGGTGCTAAGCCATCACCTGTCAACTCAGGTGGACCAGCTTATGATGAACAGGTAATCCGCAGTAGTCAATCTGTGTGAACGTTTCTCCTAATTTCTTCTCCAATTGCAAAATAATGAAAACTTGTGCGAATGCCATGGTTTGCAGATCACTGAGCTGAAGCTCCTTGTTGATAGcctggagaaggagagagaTTTCTACTTCTCCAAGCTGCGGGACATCGAGATCTTGTGCCAGAACCCTGAGGTTGAGCATGTGCCGGTGAGTAGTTGCAGTGTGGCTACCATTTGGTGGAAGCCTCCTGAACAAGTACTGTTATGCTGTTGTATCCATTGTTCAGAGCTGTGTTATGATGATGGTGATTGTCTTATGCTCTCAGGTCCATGCTATCCAGAACATACTCTACACATCAGACGACGACCCTGCAGTAGTGGCTGAAGCTCAGGCGATGGTGTCGCAGCAGCAGAACCAGCAACAGCCTCCGGCGCTGAGCCCCATCCTGGAGATGTCCGAGGAGAGGCCGAAGCAAGAGACGGCGAACAAGCGGAAGAGCATTTCGGACCTGGAGGAGTTTGGGATGGCATCCAGCTCACGACAGAGGCTCTCCGACATCTCTGACGTGCAGCTGTGTGGATCCCCGCTGACGAGTTTCAGTTGAAGCATTTACCATTGCTACAAAATCGGACGCGTCATTGCTGTTATGACCGACCTCTGGTCTTTTGTAGACAGTGAATCTTATCTCTGTTGGATTGGTTTGTGGATTCGTCTGGTGCATTGTCGTGTGCCCATTTGCAAGGTAGTATATTGACCCTACTCGTTATCCGCCGCAGAATTTGTGGCCACTTACTACAAATTAGTCATATATTATGATCTACCTAAGGTTGTATTACCAGTTGCTTCTATGACTATCGAATTGAACTGTTGTGTCCTTTGGCAATGCTGGTCCTGCGTGGTTTGTGCTCTGCGGTTAGCCCCGTTCAAGGTCTTTTCAAGCTCGTGTCCTCTCTGGCACACCACACTTGTCCCCATTTTTTGGTCAATTAAGCAGAACGAAGTAGCAGATATTTCATAAACGCTTCCTCTCCCCCAAAAGCAATGTGCAGGCATCAAAGTGGGTACCTGAGGGGCCGATACGTCCTTCCAATTTCTTGAGCTGCGCATGTCATCTTGAATTCCCATAGATTCTCACTTCTCTGTCTCTGTGCATAAAAAATGGGAAGCAGCGCACACAGCATTTCGTAGCTACACAACCACAAACCATTAATCCGGCAAACTCGACATGGAAATCAGGAGAATACAAGCAAGAGCAAATCGGCTACGAGCAAAATATAAACTCTTCTAAAAGCATCGAAAGCGCCCCGCCCCTCATCCAACGGCCGCCCGGACCCGAATCAACACCACGCTGCAGCTTCGCCTTTCCAAGGTCAAGGAACTAAGTGACACACTTGAAATGGCGGTTGGTTTGGTGACCATCCCACAGGCGGCGTCGAGCTGATTGACGCGGCGCACCCGGAGACGGTGCCGATGCACAAGGCCAACTTCGACGCCAGGACCGAGTACGACATGATTCAGAACTACAAGCTGCTGCAGGAAGTGTTCAACGAgctgaatattttttttttctgaataaaGAACAACAAGCTGAATATCACCAAGGTCACAAGGTGCGCTCCGGCTTCGTTTCTTTCCCCTGTGGCTGCAGGAAGTGCGCAGTAAGTTTGTTTTGTTCAGACACCTTGGGATGTACATCTTGTGTTGCTGTAAACATCTAAGTCTAGCCTCAGTTTTCCTTTTAACACAATTAGCATCAAAGTTTGCTACCTATTTTTCATGCCAATTGTGGTTGGATTCCCTCCTGGTAATTGATTGCCATTGCTGCGATCTTATTTCTTCTTATTTGCTTTGCACGCTGTTGCAGGTCATCGAGGTGAATAAGCTTATATAAGGACGGACCTTTGACGACTTAAGAGTTCATGCAGTGGATGAGAAGATAGTGTCGAGTTGGTTTGTGGTTTCGTCTGTTGTACTACGATGGCGTAATGTCGTGTGCCCTTTTGCAAGGTTGGGCTGCCTTCGATACTAGAAGTTATCTGCCACAGTTTGCGCATTCTACAACATATTAAGCAGACGTATATATTGATGTAATGTTATGCAAGATGTTAGCAAAATCCTGATGGGCCAACAAAACCAACCCTGTTCTCACACGGCATCCAATAGAAATAAATTGACAGTAAGTACTAATTACAACCGGATGCATCCGCAGTTTAATAAGCACAATTACATCAGCAACACCGTGTTCAATGCAAGCTATGTATACCTCCCATGGTAAGGGAACGGGTGGAAAGGTATCTCTCTATGCGGCGTTCTATTCTGCATCAACAAAAATCTGCAAGGCAGAAACATGTGTTGGAAGGGTTTCAGCAACTTCATGAAAGAACAGGAGGTTGACCTCACATGATTGATTGCTGCTTAACAATGCAAGGTGCTATTGTGCTAATGTTCACAGAATAAACGTGATTATGTACCTCTATGTCAGACAAAGGTTCGTAGTACTTCTTTTCCTGCACTGCGTACATGGTAATTCCGGAAATCTTTTGCACTCCTAGCTGGGTGGCTACCATGCTCTGCATATTATTCCAAAGACAGTCACTTCACCTTTAAGGGGGGAAAGATTCCATTTTTATTGGTCACAATCTCTCACTTATAGAGTTCTATGGTCAAACAAGGACatgcaaaaataaaaggatAATTAACAAGCTACTAATTCTGATAGTATGCTTTCACTTCAAGCATGCATATATGCAAGACACATGAGAGCAGTGTTAATTTCTCATTATCTAAAGACCTTGACTATCCTAATTAATAAACAAATGCCACCGTTTTT is a genomic window containing:
- the LOC117838633 gene encoding microtubule-associated protein RP/EB family member 1C encodes the protein MAASNIGMMEGAYFVGRNEILAWINTTLQLGLSKVEEAASGAVACQLMDAAHPGAVPMHKVNFDAKTEYEMIQNYKVLQDVFNKLKITKHIEVNKLTKGRPLDNLEFMQWMKRYCDSVNGGFMTSYNASERRENSKGGKETNRRTSVPSHTPAKSASAGHKAQASSHGAAKRASASGQAPNAPQRGAKPSPVNSGGPAYDEQITELKLLVDSLEKERDFYFSKLRDIEILCQNPEVEHVPVHAIQNILYTSDDDPAVVAEAQAMVSQQQNQQQPPALSPILEMSEERPKQETANKRKSISDLEEFGMASSSRQRLSDISDVQLCGSPLTSFS